One Pleurocapsa sp. PCC 7327 DNA segment encodes these proteins:
- a CDS encoding TRC40/GET3/ArsA family transport-energizing ATPase, producing MRVILMTGKGGVGKTSVAAATGLRCAELEYKTLVLSTDPAHSLADSFDLELGHEPRQVRPNLWGAELDALMELEGNWGSVKRYITQVLQARGLEGVQAEELAILPGMDEIFGLVRMKRHYDEGAYDVLIIDSAPTGTALRLLSLPEVGGWYMRKFYKPLQGMSAALRPIVEPIFRPIAGFSLPDKEVMDAPYEFYEKIEALEKILTDNTQTSVRLVTNPEKMVIKESLRAHSYLSLYNVSTDLVIANRIIPETVTDPFFQHWKDNQKLYKQEIYENFHPLPVKEVPLFSEEMCGLAALERLKETLYPEEDPAQVYYKENTIRVLQEDRNYSLELYLPGVPKEQIQLNKTGDELNIRIGNHRRNLVLPQALAALKPAGAKIEEDYLKIRFTDAIEV from the coding sequence ATGCGTGTAATTCTCATGACTGGTAAGGGGGGGGTAGGCAAAACTTCTGTTGCTGCTGCTACCGGACTCCGTTGCGCTGAATTAGAATATAAAACTCTCGTACTGAGTACCGACCCTGCCCATTCCCTTGCCGACAGTTTTGACCTAGAATTGGGACACGAGCCGCGACAAGTGCGTCCCAATCTCTGGGGAGCCGAACTGGACGCGCTGATGGAACTTGAAGGCAATTGGGGATCGGTTAAGCGCTACATTACTCAAGTTTTGCAGGCGCGGGGACTCGAAGGCGTTCAAGCTGAAGAATTGGCAATTTTACCGGGGATGGATGAAATCTTCGGTTTAGTTCGTATGAAACGCCACTATGACGAAGGCGCATATGATGTTTTGATTATCGATTCCGCGCCTACGGGAACAGCTTTGCGACTCCTGAGTCTTCCCGAAGTCGGCGGTTGGTACATGAGAAAGTTTTACAAACCGTTACAAGGGATGTCGGCAGCTCTACGACCTATAGTAGAACCTATCTTCAGACCGATCGCGGGTTTTTCTTTACCCGACAAGGAGGTCATGGATGCTCCTTACGAATTCTACGAGAAGATCGAAGCCCTAGAAAAGATTTTAACCGATAATACTCAAACTTCGGTGCGCTTGGTGACTAACCCTGAAAAGATGGTCATCAAGGAATCCTTGCGAGCGCATTCTTATTTGAGTTTGTATAATGTCTCTACCGATCTCGTCATTGCCAATCGGATTATTCCTGAGACTGTTACCGATCCTTTTTTCCAACACTGGAAAGACAATCAGAAGCTATACAAACAGGAAATTTACGAGAATTTTCATCCCCTACCCGTTAAAGAAGTTCCGCTTTTCTCCGAAGAGATGTGCGGTTTAGCTGCGCTAGAACGTCTCAAAGAGACTCTCTACCCAGAGGAAGACCCAGCTCAGGTATATTACAAAGAAAACACGATTCGAGTTTTGCAAGAAGATCGTAACTATAGCTTAGAACTCTATTTACCTGGCGTTCCTAAGGAACAAATCCAGTTAAATAAAACGGGCGACGAATTAAATATTAGAATTGGGAATCATCGACGCAACTTGGTTTTGCCGCAAGCATTAGCTGCCCTCAAACCAGCAGGCGCCAAGATAGAAGAGGATTATCTCAAAATTCGCTTTACCGATGCGATTGAGGTATAG
- the wecB gene encoding non-hydrolyzing UDP-N-acetylglucosamine 2-epimerase, whose protein sequence is MNPSTLSICIVLGTRPEAIKLAPVIQQFQKLPEFRTHVVLTGQHREMVDQVMQLFELQADEDLKIMQPKQSLTEITCRSLQGLEKAFQQISPQLVIVQGDTTTAFAAALAAFYQKIPVGHVEAGLRTDNIYNPYPEEINRRLISQLTQLHFAPTKRAFENVQRSGVTGEVYHTGNTVIDALLTVAHRNPECPVPGLKWEKYRVLLATVHRRENWGEPLKDIIEGFRLILDKFSDIALLLPLHRNPTVREPIQNALGNHPRVFLTEPLDYAQLVGAIQRCYLLLTDSGGIQEEAPSLGKPVLVLRETTERPEAVEAGTAKLIGTRPSDIAAAASQLLSDFEAYQKMANAINPFGDGKASQRIVKIVKDYLM, encoded by the coding sequence ATGAACCCATCAACCCTTTCAATTTGCATCGTGCTGGGCACTCGTCCCGAAGCCATTAAACTTGCCCCAGTCATCCAACAGTTTCAAAAATTACCGGAGTTTCGGACTCATGTAGTGTTGACGGGACAGCATCGAGAAATGGTTGACCAAGTTATGCAACTATTCGAGTTGCAAGCTGATGAAGACTTAAAAATCATGCAACCCAAGCAAAGTCTGACAGAAATCACCTGTCGCAGTTTGCAGGGATTAGAGAAAGCATTTCAGCAAATCTCTCCCCAACTTGTTATCGTTCAAGGCGATACGACTACGGCTTTTGCGGCAGCTTTGGCGGCGTTTTATCAAAAGATTCCCGTCGGTCATGTAGAGGCGGGGTTACGCACCGACAATATTTATAATCCCTATCCAGAAGAAATCAATCGCCGCCTCATTTCCCAACTGACGCAACTTCATTTTGCGCCTACCAAACGGGCTTTTGAGAATGTCCAGCGTTCCGGCGTAACAGGAGAAGTTTATCACACGGGCAATACAGTTATCGATGCTTTACTAACGGTTGCCCACCGCAACCCTGAATGTCCCGTTCCTGGATTGAAATGGGAAAAATATCGCGTTTTGTTGGCAACCGTGCATCGGCGAGAAAACTGGGGAGAGCCACTAAAAGATATTATTGAAGGATTTCGCCTGATTTTAGATAAATTTTCCGATATAGCTTTGCTTTTACCCCTCCATCGCAATCCTACCGTTCGAGAACCCATTCAAAATGCTTTAGGAAACCATCCTAGAGTCTTTTTAACAGAACCTCTAGATTATGCCCAACTGGTAGGAGCCATTCAACGGTGCTACTTACTGCTGACGGATTCTGGCGGCATACAGGAAGAAGCCCCTAGTTTGGGAAAACCCGTATTGGTATTGCGAGAAACTACCGAACGACCGGAAGCGGTTGAAGCGGGAACGGCTAAACTGATAGGAACTCGACCGTCCGATATTGCTGCGGCTGCTAGTCAGTTATTGAGCGATTTTGAGGCTTATCAAAAGATGGCGAATGCGATTAACCCCTTTGGCGATGGGAAAGCCTCTCAGAGAATTGTGAAAATTGTTAAAGATTATTTAATGTAA
- a CDS encoding ABC transporter ATP-binding protein translates to MAKLELHNLRKQYADNIVPVKDISFEVEDGEFLTLLGPSGCGKSTLLRLIAGLEQPTQGRVVIGGKTVNRIAPGDRNVAMVFQSYALYPHMSVGENISAALKLRRVPRTEIQVRLESVAKKLGLQELLYRKPSQLSGGQRQRVALARALVREPDVFLLDEPLSNLDALLREQVRSELKQIFKDQQKPVVYVTHDQTEAMTLSNQVAVLYDGLLQQLDTPHQIYAHPANQFVAGFVGSPQMNLLELFCEGNTAILGDFRIVLPALPTMPAQIVMGIRPEDIRLNPVEDSQTIEGRVYLVEALGKEKLISVRVKGSDLTVRTLLPIDQNWEGETVRLTLPNQLIHWFSFNGNLPLHQRDRLN, encoded by the coding sequence ATGGCTAAACTCGAATTACACAATTTACGCAAACAGTATGCAGATAATATTGTCCCCGTTAAAGATATAAGTTTTGAGGTGGAAGATGGAGAGTTTCTCACTTTATTGGGACCGTCTGGATGTGGCAAGTCAACTTTACTGAGGTTGATTGCGGGTTTAGAACAACCGACTCAAGGAAGAGTCGTTATTGGCGGTAAGACAGTTAATAGGATAGCACCAGGCGATCGCAATGTTGCGATGGTTTTCCAAAGTTACGCCCTCTACCCCCATATGAGTGTTGGGGAAAATATCTCTGCTGCCCTAAAACTTCGTAGGGTTCCTCGAACAGAAATTCAGGTTCGACTCGAATCGGTCGCCAAAAAGCTGGGATTGCAAGAATTGCTTTATCGCAAACCCAGCCAGCTATCTGGCGGACAGAGACAGCGGGTAGCCCTGGCCAGGGCATTGGTTCGCGAACCAGACGTGTTTTTATTAGACGAACCGTTAAGCAATTTAGATGCGCTTTTGCGCGAACAAGTTCGCTCAGAACTCAAGCAAATTTTCAAAGATCAGCAAAAACCCGTCGTCTACGTGACTCACGACCAAACCGAAGCTATGACCTTATCCAATCAGGTGGCTGTTCTCTATGACGGTCTGCTGCAACAGCTAGACACCCCTCATCAAATTTATGCCCATCCAGCCAATCAGTTTGTTGCGGGTTTTGTGGGCAGTCCGCAGATGAATTTACTGGAACTTTTCTGTGAGGGAAATACAGCCATCCTGGGCGATTTTAGAATTGTCTTACCAGCTCTCCCAACCATGCCCGCACAAATCGTTATGGGCATTCGTCCCGAAGACATTCGCCTCAACCCAGTCGAAGATTCCCAAACTATAGAAGGTCGAGTTTATCTAGTCGAAGCGTTAGGTAAAGAAAAGTTAATTAGCGTGCGCGTGAAGGGGTCAGATTTGACGGTACGTACTTTACTTCCTATCGACCAAAACTGGGAGGGAGAGACGGTTAGACTTACCTTGCCAAACCAACTGATTCACTGGTTTAGTTTTAATGGTAATCTACCCCTCCACCAACGCGATCGCTTGAACTGA
- a CDS encoding heavy-metal-associated domain-containing protein has translation MTIELKVPSIACEACAKIITEAIKTHESDAKVKVDVENKTVSVETEASEESVRQIIQAVGHTVE, from the coding sequence ATGACTATTGAACTGAAAGTGCCAAGTATCGCCTGCGAAGCTTGTGCAAAAATCATTACTGAAGCCATTAAAACGCACGAATCAGATGCAAAAGTCAAAGTTGACGTTGAAAACAAAACTGTCTCCGTTGAAACCGAGGCATCTGAAGAATCGGTTAGGCAAATAATTCAAGCAGTCGGACATACCGTCGAGTAA
- the sufR gene encoding iron-sulfur cluster biosynthesis transcriptional regulator SufR yields the protein MTITQPPSTKQDILQYLLRNGQATAQALADNLDISPQAIRRHLKDLETEELIEHHAIQVGMGRPQYIYRLSKKGRDRFPQGYSEFAVSFLDTLVETVGEKQVGEVLRKQWERKAEEYRQRVGNGTLRERVTKLVQLRQKEGYMAELLLVENDNSKKGIPEKYILAEHHCAISEVAESFPSVCGHELEMFSAVLPDCTVERTHWINNGEHNCGYLIQAKFKIE from the coding sequence ATGACGATTACTCAGCCCCCTTCCACCAAACAAGATATTCTTCAATATTTACTCAGAAACGGTCAAGCTACTGCCCAGGCTTTAGCTGACAACCTAGATATAAGTCCCCAAGCCATTCGCCGCCATCTCAAGGATTTAGAAACCGAGGAACTAATCGAACATCATGCCATTCAAGTTGGCATGGGTCGTCCCCAATACATCTACCGTTTGAGCAAAAAAGGACGCGATCGCTTTCCTCAAGGATACAGCGAATTTGCCGTATCTTTTTTAGACACCCTGGTAGAAACGGTCGGAGAAAAACAAGTCGGCGAAGTTCTGCGCAAGCAGTGGGAACGTAAAGCCGAGGAATACCGACAAAGAGTAGGCAATGGAACGCTCAGAGAACGGGTAACTAAATTAGTCCAACTCCGTCAGAAAGAGGGCTACATGGCAGAATTACTTTTGGTAGAGAATGATAATTCTAAAAAGGGGATTCCAGAGAAGTACATTCTAGCAGAACACCATTGCGCTATCTCTGAAGTTGCCGAATCTTTTCCCAGCGTTTGCGGACACGAATTAGAAATGTTCTCCGCTGTCTTGCCCGATTGTACGGTAGAACGCACGCACTGGATTAACAATGGCGAACATAATTGCGGCTACTTAATTCAAGCAAAATTTAAAATCGAATGA